AGCTCGATCGCTCGTTCGAAGGCCGATTTCGCCTCCGGAAATTTTCCCTGGCGAGCGCGAGCCACGCCGAGACCATAGTGCCCATCGAACCGGTCCGGCTCTATCTCCGTGAGCTTCTCGAAGTTCCGCTCGGCGTCGGACGTGCGCCCTGTCCTGAGCAGAAGGTCGCCGTACAGAACGTAGGCGCGTGGGACGGTGGGCTCGTTTCCGAGCACCCTTTCCAAAAGGGCCAGCGCATCCTCGAACCCGTCGTCTCCGGGCTCCAGGCTCTCGAGCGTCGTGTCGTTGAGCGCAAGATACAGGTCGATGCGATCCTTCGGGTCGGCAAGACCGCCCTCGGGGGCCGCCGCGCTCGTGTACCCCAGCGCCTCGAGCTTTCTGCGAGTCTCGGTGTCGACGGGAGAGGGCTCGATCGGACCGCTCTCCCGATTCAGGAGTTCCCTCAACTCGTCCTCCAGACTCCTGGCGAGCGCCACTTCTTCCTCGACGAGATTCCGCGTCTCCTCCGGGTCCTCCTCGAGGTCGAACAGCTCGGGTCGCGGTGCGAGAACGAGCTTGTGGCGGCCACGGCGCACGGCGCGAAGCTCGCTCCAGCCGTAGTGAAAGCGGGGCACAAATGTCTCGGCGTAGGCCACGGGCTCGCTCAGAGGTTTCCCCTCGATGCGGGCAACGAGGCTTTGGCCCCCTGCCTTTCTCAGAGGGGGGAGCCCGAGCAGGTCGAGGATCGTCGGCGTCACATCGAGGATCCGCGCGAGACCCGGGATTCGCTTGCCGGCGGGAGCACCAGGGAAGCGCAGGATGAGGGGAATACGTAGCGTCGCTTCGTAGACGAAGAGCCCATGGGTGAGCTCGCCGTGCTGTCCGAGCGACTCTCCATGGTCGGACGTCAACACCACGAGCGTTCTCGAGGCGAGTCCTCGCTCCTCGATTCCATCGAGAAGCTTTCCGACGAGGGAGTCCGTGTAGGCCACCTCTCCTCGATAGCGA
This genomic interval from Vicinamibacteria bacterium contains the following:
- a CDS encoding sulfatase-like hydrolase/transferase translates to MTRALFSFWLTAALMGCGTAPKAPNRWNVLLVSVDTLRADHLSSYGATGIRTEASDRLASEGVLFEDVTTVSPTTLPAHASLFTGLTPVAHGVRDNVGFTLRGDVPTLASQLKANDYETAGFVGAFVLDSRFGIARGFDVWDDELGASADGLEAGIVAQRRGDAVLDSAFRWLDGRSEGESPFFAFVHFYDPHTPYESPGDDDRARYRGEVAYTDSLVGKLLDGIEERGLASRTLVVLTSDHGESLGQHGELTHGLFVYEATLRIPLILRFPGAPAGKRIPGLARILDVTPTILDLLGLPPLRKAGGQSLVARIEGKPLSEPVAYAETFVPRFHYGWSELRAVRRGRHKLVLAPRPELFDLEEDPEETRNLVEEEVALARSLEDELRELLNRESGPIEPSPVDTETRRKLEALGYTSAAAPEGGLADPKDRIDLYLALNDTTLESLEPGDDGFEDALALLERVLGNEPTVPRAYVLYGDLLLRTGRTSDAERNFEKLTEIEPDRFDGHYGLGVARARQGKFPEAKSAFERAIEL